One region of Mycolicibacterium rhodesiae NBB3 genomic DNA includes:
- a CDS encoding cyclopropane mycolic acid synthase family methyltransferase, producing the protein MAEAAPLRPHFQNVQAHYDLSDEFFRLFLDRTRTYSCAYFERDDMTLEEAQLAKIDLALGKLGLEPGMTLLDVGCGWGSTMMRAIERYDVNVIGLTLSRNQHSHVERLFAGSNSSRSKRVLLQGWEQFDEPVDRIVSIGAFEHFGHERYDDFFATAYKAMPDDGVLLLHTITGLTFPQMAERGIPLTFAAARFVKFIVTEIFPGGRLPTIEKVEQHSGSAGFTLARRQSLRRHYARTLDAWAQALKLRHQQAIAVQSQTVYDRYMHYLTGCARAFRIGYIDVNQFTLEKRPRG; encoded by the coding sequence ATGGCTGAAGCAGCGCCGTTGCGGCCGCACTTCCAAAACGTCCAGGCCCACTACGACCTGTCCGACGAGTTCTTCCGGCTGTTCCTGGACCGAACTCGGACTTACAGCTGCGCCTACTTCGAACGTGACGACATGACGCTCGAAGAGGCGCAGCTCGCCAAAATCGATCTCGCGCTGGGCAAGTTAGGCCTTGAGCCCGGCATGACGCTGCTGGACGTCGGGTGCGGCTGGGGCTCGACCATGATGCGCGCAATCGAGCGTTACGACGTCAACGTCATCGGCCTGACGTTGAGCAGAAATCAACATTCGCATGTAGAACGGCTGTTCGCCGGGTCGAATAGCAGCCGCTCCAAACGGGTGTTGCTGCAGGGCTGGGAGCAGTTCGACGAGCCGGTGGACCGGATCGTGTCAATCGGCGCGTTCGAGCACTTCGGGCACGAACGCTACGACGACTTCTTCGCGACCGCCTACAAGGCGATGCCGGACGACGGAGTGTTGCTGCTGCACACCATCACGGGTCTGACGTTCCCGCAGATGGCCGAGCGGGGCATCCCGCTGACCTTCGCGGCGGCCCGCTTCGTGAAGTTCATCGTCACCGAGATCTTCCCCGGCGGCCGGCTGCCGACGATCGAGAAGGTCGAGCAGCACTCGGGGTCGGCCGGGTTCACCCTGGCCCGCCGTCAGTCGCTGCGACGGCATTACGCCCGCACTTTGGATGCCTGGGCGCAAGCGTTAAAGTTGCGCCACCAGCAGGCAATCGCTGTCCAGTCCCAAACGGTGTACGACCGCTATATGCATTACTTGACCGGATGCGCACGAGCCTTCCGGATCGGCTACATCGACGTGAATCAATTCACACTGGAAAAGCGCCCGCGCGGTTAG
- the mftD gene encoding pre-mycofactocin synthase MftD (MftD, an enzyme found in the mycofactocin biosynthesis locus, performs an oxidative deamination of 3-amino-5-[(p-hydroxyphenyl)methyl]-4,4-dimethyl-2-pyrrolidinone (AHDP). The resulting compound, now called pre-mycofactocin (PMFT), is a biologically active redox cofactor that can oxidize the non-exchangeable NADH of TIGR03971 family SDR-type oxidoreductases.) gives MATTGWFETVAEAQRRAAKTLPRSVYSALIAGSERGTTVEDNLAAFAELGFAPHVAGLSSKRDQSTTILGQPISLPVFISPTGVQAVHPDGEVAVARAAAARGTAMSLSSFASKPIEEVAAANPQTFFQMYWSGGRDKMVARMERARAAGAVGLIMTSDWSFSSGRDWGSPKIPEKMDLKAMLRFAPEGLARPRWLLEFAKTGKVPDLTAPNLAEGQHPAPTFFGAYGEWMQTSLPTWDDVAWLRERWNAPFLLKGVMRVDDAKRAVDAGVTAISVSNHGGNNLDGTPASIRALPAIAEAVGQQIEIVLDGGIRRGSDVIKAVALGARAVMIGRAYLWGLAAGGQAGVENVLDVLRGGIDSALLGLGLSSVHDLTIDNVIIPAGFRRDLGT, from the coding sequence ATGGCAACAACTGGCTGGTTCGAAACGGTAGCCGAGGCACAACGCCGCGCGGCCAAGACGCTGCCCCGAAGCGTATACAGTGCCCTGATCGCCGGTTCGGAGCGGGGCACTACGGTCGAGGACAACCTCGCCGCGTTCGCCGAATTGGGTTTCGCGCCTCACGTTGCCGGTCTGTCGAGCAAGCGCGATCAATCCACCACGATCCTGGGGCAGCCGATCTCGCTGCCCGTGTTCATCTCACCGACCGGTGTGCAAGCGGTGCACCCAGACGGGGAGGTCGCCGTTGCGCGCGCTGCCGCGGCACGCGGGACGGCGATGAGCCTGAGTTCGTTCGCCAGCAAGCCCATCGAAGAGGTTGCGGCAGCTAACCCGCAGACCTTTTTCCAGATGTACTGGAGTGGCGGGCGCGACAAAATGGTGGCCCGGATGGAACGGGCCCGCGCCGCCGGTGCAGTGGGCCTGATCATGACGTCGGATTGGTCGTTCTCGAGCGGACGGGACTGGGGCAGTCCGAAGATACCCGAGAAGATGGACCTCAAGGCGATGCTGCGATTCGCCCCCGAAGGCCTTGCCAGGCCCCGCTGGCTGCTGGAATTCGCCAAGACCGGCAAAGTGCCGGACTTGACCGCGCCGAATCTGGCCGAGGGCCAACATCCGGCACCTACCTTCTTCGGCGCCTACGGCGAATGGATGCAAACCTCGTTGCCGACCTGGGATGATGTTGCGTGGCTGCGCGAGCGGTGGAACGCGCCGTTCTTGCTCAAGGGCGTCATGCGCGTTGACGATGCCAAACGCGCCGTCGACGCGGGCGTCACAGCGATCTCCGTGTCCAACCACGGCGGTAACAACCTCGACGGCACACCGGCGTCGATCCGAGCATTGCCTGCGATCGCCGAAGCGGTCGGCCAGCAGATCGAAATAGTCCTCGACGGCGGAATCCGTCGGGGTAGCGATGTAATCAAGGCAGTCGCACTGGGTGCACGCGCCGTGATGATCGGCCGCGCTTACCTCTGGGGCCTTGCAGCCGGCGGACAGGCTGGCGTCGAAAATGTGCTCGACGTCCTCCGCGGCGGCATCGACTCCGCGTTGCTGGGGCTTGGACTTTCTTCGGTGCACGACCTGACCATCGATAACGTGATCATTCCGGCGGGATTTCGCCGCGACCTGGGAACATAA
- the mftC gene encoding mycofactocin radical SAM maturase (MftC is a radical SAM/SPASM enzyme that catalyzes the first two steps in biosynthesis of the electron carrier mycofactocin from the terminal Val-Tyr dipeptide of the precursor peptide MftA.), with protein sequence MPNRLVDQFELGLEAPICLTWELTYACNLSCVHCLSSSGRRDPRELSTEQCKSIIDELERMQVFYVNIGGGEPTVRSDFWELIDYATAHHVGVKFSTNGVRITPDVATKLAASDYVDVQISIDGATADVNDAVRGTGSFAMAVRALENLSTAGFTDTKISVVMTRHNVDQLDEFKALADRYGATLRITRLRPSGRGADVWDRLHPTAEQQRTLYDWLVAHGDKVLTGDSFFHLSAYGEALPGLNLCGAGRVVCLIDPVGDVYACPFAIHEQFLAGNVLRDGGFAAVWRESELFSELRTPTTGGACAKCAHFDSCRGGCMAAKFFTGLPLDGPDPECVQGYGQAALDRERVVPKPAVDHSRQIPLTVITRPPKRACDTNPLSGCS encoded by the coding sequence ATGCCCAACCGGCTCGTCGACCAGTTCGAGCTCGGGCTCGAGGCCCCCATTTGTTTGACGTGGGAGCTGACCTACGCGTGCAACTTATCGTGTGTGCATTGCCTGTCATCATCGGGGCGCCGCGATCCGCGCGAATTGAGCACCGAGCAGTGCAAATCAATCATCGACGAGCTCGAGCGAATGCAGGTGTTCTACGTCAACATCGGCGGTGGCGAACCGACGGTGCGCAGCGACTTCTGGGAATTGATCGACTACGCGACGGCCCACCACGTCGGGGTGAAGTTCTCCACGAACGGAGTTCGGATAACTCCCGATGTCGCGACGAAGTTGGCCGCCTCTGACTACGTGGACGTGCAGATCTCAATTGATGGTGCGACCGCCGACGTCAACGACGCCGTGCGCGGCACAGGCTCTTTCGCAATGGCGGTGCGCGCGTTGGAAAACTTGTCGACCGCCGGTTTCACCGACACCAAGATCTCGGTGGTGATGACCCGCCACAACGTTGATCAACTTGACGAGTTCAAGGCATTAGCAGACCGCTACGGTGCCACTTTGCGCATCACGCGACTGCGACCCTCGGGCCGTGGCGCCGACGTGTGGGACCGACTGCACCCGACGGCGGAGCAACAACGCACGCTCTATGACTGGCTGGTGGCCCACGGCGATAAGGTGTTGACCGGCGACTCGTTTTTCCACCTGTCCGCGTATGGCGAAGCACTTCCCGGCCTGAACCTATGTGGAGCCGGGCGGGTTGTTTGCCTAATCGACCCGGTGGGCGACGTCTACGCCTGCCCCTTCGCCATCCACGAACAATTCCTCGCTGGCAATGTCCTGCGCGACGGCGGGTTCGCGGCCGTATGGCGCGAATCGGAACTCTTCAGCGAGCTTCGGACCCCGACAACGGGTGGGGCGTGCGCAAAATGCGCCCATTTCGATAGCTGCCGTGGTGGGTGCATGGCAGCGAAGTTCTTCACCGGCTTGCCTCTCGACGGCCCCGATCCGGAATGTGTGCAGGGCTACGGCCAGGCCGCTCTGGACCGCGAACGCGTGGTACCCAAGCCCGCGGTCGACCACTCCCGCCAGATACCGCTGACTGTGATCACCCGACCACCGAAACGAGCTTGCGACACCAATCCGCTGAGCGGTTGCAGCTGA
- the mftB gene encoding mycofactocin biosynthesis chaperone MftB (MftB, a small protein, is a peptide chaperone that assists the radical SAM enzyme MftC in performing two modifications to the C-terminal Val-Tyr dipeptide of the mycofactocin precursor peptide, MftA. MftB's role is analogous to the role of PqqD in the biosynthesis of PQQ, a cofactor that derives entirely from a Tyr and a Glu in the precursor PqqA.) translates to MFDLDKRWQLHPQAALRPEPFGALLYHFGTRRLSFLKNRVMVEVVRSLPDHMSARAALCAAGVEDVEAYVKALEVLANSQMLEQTS, encoded by the coding sequence ATGTTCGACCTTGACAAGCGCTGGCAACTGCACCCGCAGGCGGCGCTGCGCCCGGAACCCTTCGGGGCCCTGCTGTACCACTTCGGCACTAGAAGGCTGTCCTTCCTCAAGAACCGCGTGATGGTCGAAGTCGTACGCTCGCTGCCCGACCATATGAGCGCGCGTGCCGCACTGTGTGCCGCGGGAGTCGAGGACGTCGAGGCCTATGTCAAAGCCCTTGAAGTGCTTGCAAATTCACAGATGCTGGAGCAAACGTCGTGA
- the mftA gene encoding mycofactocin precursor MftA (Mycofactocin is a small molecule electron carrier derived from the final two amino acids, Val-Tyr, of MftA, the mycofactocin precursor. It plays a role in redox homeostasis and the metabolism of alcohols and aldehydes in Actinobacteria, including Mycobacterium tuberculosis.): MREKADTQNDVANQELVEETLVEEVFIDGMCGVY; the protein is encoded by the coding sequence ATGCGGGAAAAGGCCGACACACAGAACGATGTCGCGAACCAGGAGCTTGTAGAAGAGACCCTCGTGGAGGAAGTATTCATCGACGGAATGTGCGGTGTGTACTGA
- the mftM gene encoding mycofactocin oligosaccharide methyltransferase MftM yields the protein MTHALDPLGPAPRGSWCGYGVRVARRAGRHRGICSPHSVCTSRFCARRNNGELVVLHDLSPDELCDELAVILADELDAPGTLLRGQRDFELVFTGIVRSTVDGALPAWLRFYRNSLDRLADGTASFSPIHEHAAALLMGRQLVDLGSCFGFFALRAVDLGMEVTATDLSQPTMDLLARLSPLLRRQLRTIGCDAAHVPLPDRSADTVTALHLIEHLTPAAADDVLDEAIRLARRRVIVAVPFEDEPRACYGHVQAFNTASLRRLGSKLCGRHPSLVVSVHEHRGGWLVIDRTI from the coding sequence ATGACGCACGCACTGGATCCATTGGGCCCCGCTCCCCGCGGCTCGTGGTGCGGTTACGGCGTTCGGGTGGCGCGCCGAGCGGGGCGACACCGCGGCATATGTAGCCCACATTCCGTGTGCACCAGCCGGTTTTGTGCACGACGCAACAACGGCGAACTGGTCGTGCTGCACGATCTGTCGCCCGATGAGCTGTGCGACGAACTGGCGGTAATTCTGGCTGATGAACTGGACGCTCCCGGCACCTTGCTACGTGGGCAGCGCGACTTCGAGCTGGTGTTCACTGGAATCGTCCGCTCCACCGTTGACGGTGCGCTGCCCGCATGGCTGAGGTTCTATCGCAATTCACTCGATCGGCTAGCAGACGGAACGGCGTCTTTCAGCCCCATCCACGAACATGCTGCGGCGTTGTTAATGGGACGCCAATTGGTCGATCTCGGCTCGTGTTTTGGGTTCTTTGCGCTACGTGCAGTTGACCTCGGAATGGAAGTCACTGCAACAGATCTGAGTCAGCCGACGATGGACTTGCTCGCGCGGCTGAGCCCGCTACTTCGCCGTCAACTGCGCACCATCGGTTGTGACGCAGCGCATGTGCCGCTCCCTGACAGGAGCGCTGACACGGTGACTGCCTTGCACCTGATCGAGCATTTAACCCCCGCAGCGGCCGACGACGTGCTTGACGAAGCCATCCGACTTGCTCGACGCCGCGTCATCGTCGCGGTGCCATTCGAAGACGAGCCGCGGGCCTGCTACGGGCATGTGCAAGCATTCAACACCGCATCCTTGCGCCGGTTGGGATCGAAACTGTGTGGCAGACACCCCAGTCTGGTGGTCAGCGTCCACGAGCACCGCGGCGGCTGGCTGGTCATCGACCGTACTATATGA
- a CDS encoding MadR family response regulator transcription factor has product MNPTVSTAGRESNAGKDHATVGLVLVDDHAILRQGLRSVLEREDDLAVLGEASSEPEAEAVVRATQPDVVLLDLKLSTGSDVEGLSLCARLSASHPGIGLLILTTFLDEDLVVRAVHAGARGYVVKDVDTTELIRAIRIIATGGSAFDPRSAAVVVRSLSGRSEPHQQLTDREMEVLRLLAAGLSNNKIGEKLYISSTTAKFHVSNIMRKLKVSGRAQAVYAASKRGLI; this is encoded by the coding sequence GTGAACCCGACAGTTTCGACCGCTGGCCGCGAATCGAACGCGGGCAAAGACCACGCCACCGTCGGCCTCGTCCTCGTCGATGATCACGCGATCCTGAGGCAGGGCTTACGGTCAGTTCTTGAGCGTGAAGACGACCTCGCCGTGTTGGGCGAAGCGTCGTCAGAACCGGAGGCCGAAGCGGTGGTGCGCGCGACCCAACCCGACGTGGTGCTCCTCGATCTGAAGTTGTCGACCGGGTCGGACGTCGAGGGACTCTCCCTGTGTGCCAGGCTATCTGCTTCACATCCCGGGATCGGACTGTTGATCCTCACCACGTTTCTCGACGAGGATCTCGTCGTGCGTGCGGTACATGCCGGAGCTCGCGGCTACGTCGTGAAAGATGTTGATACCACTGAACTCATCCGCGCCATTCGGATAATCGCCACGGGCGGAAGCGCATTCGACCCGCGCAGCGCCGCCGTGGTCGTCCGATCGCTATCGGGGCGTTCCGAGCCGCACCAACAGCTCACCGACCGTGAGATGGAAGTGCTGCGCTTGCTTGCCGCTGGGCTGTCTAACAACAAAATCGGCGAGAAGCTCTACATATCGTCGACCACGGCGAAGTTCCACGTCAGCAACATCATGCGCAAACTCAAAGTGAGCGGTCGTGCCCAAGCGGTCTACGCCGCCAGCAAGCGCGGCCTCATATAG
- a CDS encoding MadS family sensor histidine kinase, with the protein MFTKDLDRLTGVRSGKGNFYPQFRITTQRLERVVQALDAISRALVQTVDGPEKLVRAVAEAARIHLEADWVLLALADGTLPEAHPRHLILDAEGTAYCFEGIASTEDPSGHIPDLVLDRLLDILRGQLAQFRRPAIESHHAHVPIELDGDVVGAFAAWTPGHRTLDGTDGTVMRILSSQTAVALQNSALFQQSQLLLAESERACTEVRVQASELAARNAELLATQRELDAAQRHQLLDCERHRIARELHDGVAQCVLSAGMHIAVCRGEAEDKVDAKEGRALVERLDVAKDLTRSAVEQLRSAIYALNHRGDARRSSLPEMLAQLATVHMPDDLHVTLRVAGAVVELPSGVEHTLLRIAGEALFNTAMHGNASRAIVRLAYKPTSVTLSIADDGIGDPEKLRMMLRLADAPDVDGHHRGLANMLARAREHGGTLDVRRSRMGGVRVLATVPQSSGAVS; encoded by the coding sequence GTGTTCACCAAAGATCTCGATCGGCTTACCGGCGTACGGTCCGGCAAGGGCAATTTCTATCCCCAATTCCGCATCACCACACAGCGTTTGGAACGCGTCGTGCAGGCACTCGATGCGATCTCCCGGGCATTGGTCCAGACGGTGGACGGACCGGAAAAGCTGGTTCGCGCCGTCGCCGAAGCCGCGCGCATCCACCTCGAAGCGGATTGGGTACTGCTTGCGCTTGCCGATGGCACTTTGCCCGAAGCACATCCCCGGCATCTCATACTCGACGCTGAGGGAACCGCCTACTGCTTCGAAGGCATTGCGTCTACAGAAGATCCCAGCGGGCACATTCCCGATCTTGTACTTGACCGGCTGCTCGACATACTGCGGGGACAGCTAGCTCAGTTCCGCCGACCGGCGATTGAGAGTCATCACGCCCACGTCCCGATCGAACTCGACGGCGACGTCGTCGGGGCATTCGCCGCATGGACGCCCGGTCACCGGACGCTCGACGGCACCGACGGCACAGTGATGCGGATCCTGTCCAGCCAGACCGCAGTGGCGTTGCAGAATTCCGCATTATTTCAACAGTCTCAACTCTTGCTCGCCGAGTCGGAGCGTGCGTGCACGGAGGTGCGCGTGCAGGCCTCCGAGCTTGCCGCACGTAACGCCGAGCTGCTCGCCACACAACGCGAACTCGATGCGGCGCAACGCCATCAGCTGCTCGACTGCGAACGACACCGGATCGCACGTGAACTTCACGACGGCGTCGCACAGTGTGTGCTGTCGGCAGGTATGCATATCGCAGTGTGTCGGGGCGAGGCCGAAGACAAGGTCGACGCTAAGGAGGGTCGGGCGCTCGTCGAGCGCCTCGATGTCGCCAAAGACCTCACTCGCTCGGCGGTAGAGCAGCTACGGTCCGCGATCTACGCGCTCAATCACCGTGGTGATGCCCGCCGCTCCAGTCTGCCGGAGATGCTGGCGCAACTTGCCACCGTGCACATGCCCGACGACCTCCACGTGACGCTTCGTGTCGCAGGCGCAGTGGTCGAGTTGCCGAGCGGCGTCGAGCACACACTGCTGCGCATCGCCGGCGAAGCCCTGTTCAACACCGCGATGCATGGCAACGCCTCGAGAGCCATCGTACGGCTGGCGTACAAGCCGACATCGGTGACATTGTCGATCGCTGATGACGGTATCGGTGATCCCGAAAAGCTACGAATGATGCTGCGGCTCGCCGATGCCCCCGATGTGGACGGGCATCACCGTGGGCTGGCGAACATGTTGGCCCGGGCCCGCGAGCACGGAGGAACCCTCGACGTGCGACGATCGCGGATGGGCGGTGTTCGAGTGCTTGCTACGGTGCCGCAGTCATCGGGGGCTGTGTCGTGA
- a CDS encoding iron-containing alcohol dehydrogenase, producing the protein MIEGALLPQRKCTPHEGSSRLLKFHAPEIVFGIDSMAEAAHAAVRLGALRPMLVTDPGLIEAGWVSELTGHLRNQCVDACVWSGVTPNPKDHEIAAGYEFYRSHGCDVLIALGGGSVIDAAKGVAILAANGGAILDYEGVDNVLMPIPPLVVVPSTSGTGADVSQFCIITDTSRATKITILGRALVPNISVIDPRLLTTMPEWLNAATGLDALTHGIEAFVSLGHNQLTDHHALRAVVIVTDNLTKAIDTPHYMPARVQMAQAALEAGLAFSNAILGAAHAMSHQVGGLLDLPHGVINGVLLPHVVRFNAEVDPVPYATIAACLDIVDSRAPAMESALALADRLQQLATEVGVPKGLADLGVRDEDVPLLAATALQDACMSTNPRVADDAQLQALFRVAM; encoded by the coding sequence ATGATCGAAGGGGCACTGCTGCCTCAGCGGAAGTGCACCCCGCACGAGGGTTCATCTCGTCTGTTGAAGTTCCACGCGCCTGAGATCGTTTTCGGTATCGACTCGATGGCCGAAGCTGCCCACGCCGCCGTACGACTGGGAGCGCTGCGTCCAATGCTGGTGACCGATCCCGGCCTTATCGAGGCGGGATGGGTCAGCGAACTCACGGGCCACCTGAGAAACCAATGCGTGGACGCGTGCGTGTGGAGCGGGGTGACACCGAACCCGAAGGATCACGAGATCGCTGCGGGCTATGAGTTCTACCGTTCCCACGGCTGCGACGTTCTGATAGCGCTTGGCGGTGGTTCTGTCATCGATGCCGCCAAGGGTGTGGCCATCCTCGCGGCTAACGGCGGCGCCATCCTGGACTACGAGGGCGTGGACAACGTATTGATGCCGATTCCGCCATTGGTGGTGGTGCCGTCGACGTCGGGAACCGGAGCCGACGTTTCGCAGTTCTGCATCATCACCGACACGTCACGTGCCACCAAGATCACCATCCTTGGGCGGGCGCTGGTGCCCAATATCTCGGTTATCGATCCCCGGCTGCTCACGACGATGCCTGAGTGGCTCAACGCGGCGACTGGGCTTGATGCGCTCACACACGGGATCGAGGCGTTCGTGTCGCTGGGCCACAATCAGCTAACCGACCATCACGCTTTGCGGGCGGTGGTGATTGTGACCGACAATCTGACGAAGGCCATCGATACCCCGCATTACATGCCGGCCAGAGTGCAGATGGCGCAAGCAGCCCTGGAGGCTGGTTTGGCGTTCAGCAATGCCATTCTCGGTGCGGCGCACGCGATGAGCCACCAGGTTGGAGGGCTGCTCGACCTGCCCCACGGTGTTATCAACGGTGTGTTGTTGCCGCATGTCGTACGGTTCAACGCAGAGGTCGATCCGGTGCCGTACGCGACGATCGCCGCCTGCCTAGACATCGTTGATAGCCGGGCCCCCGCAATGGAATCCGCGTTGGCACTCGCCGACCGCTTACAGCAGCTGGCCACCGAGGTGGGAGTGCCCAAAGGCCTGGCGGACCTCGGCGTGCGCGACGAGGATGTGCCGTTGCTGGCTGCAACGGCACTGCAGGACGCATGCATGTCGACAAACCCGCGGGTGGCTGACGACGCTCAGTTGCAAGCATTATTCCGGGTGGCGATGTGA
- a CDS encoding IS110 family transposase gives MEATTMVVVGADVHKRTHTFVAVDEVGRKLAEKVVATTSRGHGEAVMWARERFGADMVWAIEDCRHLSARLERDLMSFGQKVVRVPPKLMAQTRKSARTRGKSDPIDALAVARGYLREPDLPVASHDAVSRELKLLVDRREVLVAQRTATINRLLWRVHELDPERAPKRRSLDLAKHRRILGDWLETVDGLVAELARDELADITRLTESINALAKRIGERVRAVAPVLLAMPGCGELTAAKLVGETAGVTRFKSEAAFARHAGVAPIPVWSGNTAGRVRMTRSGNRQLNAALHRIAVTQIRLHGLGQTYYRHRLDNGATRPEALRSLKRRLARVVFGHLHNDHQHRLQPCQPAAA, from the coding sequence ATGGAGGCAACCACCATGGTTGTTGTCGGAGCCGATGTACACAAGCGCACCCACACGTTCGTCGCGGTCGATGAGGTCGGTCGCAAGCTGGCGGAGAAGGTCGTTGCGACGACCAGCAGGGGTCACGGCGAGGCGGTGATGTGGGCCAGGGAACGCTTCGGCGCTGACATGGTGTGGGCGATCGAGGATTGCCGACATCTCTCAGCGCGGTTGGAACGCGATCTGATGAGTTTCGGCCAGAAGGTGGTGCGGGTGCCGCCCAAGCTGATGGCTCAGACCCGCAAGTCGGCGCGCACCCGGGGTAAGTCCGATCCCATCGATGCGTTGGCCGTCGCGCGGGGATACTTGCGTGAGCCCGATCTGCCGGTCGCCTCCCATGATGCGGTGTCGCGGGAGTTGAAGTTGCTAGTCGATCGCCGCGAAGTGCTTGTGGCCCAACGCACTGCGACGATTAACCGACTGTTGTGGCGGGTGCACGAACTCGATCCCGAACGCGCTCCCAAGCGCCGTTCGCTGGACCTGGCCAAGCACCGTCGCATCCTTGGTGACTGGCTTGAAACTGTAGACGGGTTGGTCGCCGAGTTGGCTCGCGACGAGCTCGCCGACATCACCCGGCTCACCGAGTCGATCAACGCGTTGGCCAAGCGCATCGGGGAACGCGTCCGCGCGGTGGCCCCGGTCCTGCTGGCCATGCCGGGGTGCGGCGAGTTGACCGCGGCCAAACTGGTGGGCGAAACCGCCGGAGTCACTCGGTTCAAAAGCGAGGCCGCATTCGCCCGCCACGCCGGGGTGGCACCGATCCCGGTGTGGTCGGGCAACACCGCGGGCCGGGTCCGCATGACCCGCTCGGGCAACCGTCAACTCAACGCCGCGCTGCACCGCATCGCCGTCACTCAGATCCGCCTCCACGGGCTCGGCCAGACCTACTACCGACACAGACTCGACAACGGCGCCACCCGGCCCGAAGCCCTACGCAGCCTCAAACGCCGCCTAGCCCGCGTGGTCTTCGGCCACCTACACAACGACCACCAACACCGACTCCAGCCTTGCCAACCGGCAGCGGCTTGA